GGGGATATAACATAGGAGATACCGTAGAGTTTACTTCATTAAAACCTTATAGAATAAAAGTTACAGGGCGTATTAAGCATTTTATTTCTGCATTTGGAGAACATGTTATTGGGAAGGAAGTAGAAAAAGCATTAAATGATGCGATTGTAGGTACTAATGTAAATGTGAGTGAATTTACCGTTGCACCACAAGTAAACCCTGAAAATGGCTTGCCATATCATGAGTGGTTTATTGAGTTTGAAAATGAACCGGAAAATTTAGATGAATTGGCTGTGAAGATTGATGCTTCTATGCAAGAACAAAATATTTATTATCAAGATTTAATTGAAGGAAAAGTGTTACGTTCGCTGGTCATTAGAAAAGTGAAAAAAGGAGGGTTTCATGAGTATATGAAATCTATTGGTAAATTTGGAGGTCAGAATAAGATTCCTCAATTATCTGATAATAGAAAAATAGCGGATGTGTTGTGTAACTTTTTAATAGAATAATTAGAAGTTAAATTTAAAGTGTTTTTTTTCTTCATAAATTGTTTCGTACTCTATAAATACTTGAACGTTTCTAAGTTTTGTTCCTTTTAGTTTAACTAATAATTTGGTTTGTTCCGCTGGAAGTATTGAGTTTTTTCCATATTGATAACTTCCTAATCTGTTTTTAACTTCGCCAGATTCTTGAAGGAAATTTTCAAGAGAAGAGTAGGTTATTCCCTTACGTTCAAATGAAATTTTCTTGATTATAGCTGGCCCGAATCCATGATTGGAAATAGAAACAGTTAATGTGGAGTCCATTTGAATTAAATGATAGTCTAAATAAGGTTTAACAGAAAGTTTATTGTGATTTTGAGAAACCTTTATTTGCCATATTGATACAAATAGCGCAATTAAGGCTATTAAAATGACAGCGTAATTAGATACTTTTTCAAGAGATATTTTGTTCATTTGATTTATTTTTTAGCCGTAATAAAAAGGTAATCACCTAGATCATTTTCATATTTATTAATAATTGCATTGATTTGATTTGTATCAATGTCTCTTTTTAGCTTTTGTAGCCCCCGTTCTATTTCAGTTTTGTTAGATAAATCTGAAAAAGAGGAAATTCCGTTTCGAATGGCTTCGTTAAAATACATCTGCGGATTTTGTTTCCCACAGTACAAGAATTTATCTTCTAAATCTGGTTTAATGAAATATTTTTCAGAAGTATTACGTTTAAAACCAGAAGATTGTAATGCATCCAAAATATCTTCATGTTTTGGCATTTGATTAATGGAGTCTTCTAACATTTTAGGAAAGTATTCATTTAACCAATAACCTTGCATCTGCTCTTGAGTAGAAGTAAAAAGAACCAATTTGCAATTTGGTTTCAATACTCTAAAAAGTTCTCTAAAAGCCAGATTGATATCTTTCCAATGATGAATTGTCAGACTGGCAATAATTCCATCTATAGAATCACTGTTTAATTGCGTGTTCTCTGCTGTGCCAATTCTCCAATCAATTCTATTGTTCTTTTCTTTTGCTTTGAAAAGCATGGTTTCTGAAGGGTCTATTCCTATAAAACTATAACCTCTTTGTTGAAATTGATTGGTATAGTTTCCAGTGCCACAGCCTATATCTAAATAAAGTTTGCTAGGTTGAGGTTTTAACAGGAATAAGAGTCTTTCTGTTAAATATTTATCTGCTTTTCGGGTTTGATTATAACCTTTACCTATTTTATCGTATTTGACATTCATTTTTCCATGTATAGAGTTCTAAGATACTTCTTTTTAAAATGGAAATGAAGTATTATTGATTGAGTAATTGTTGTTTTTTCTTTAGTAGATATTCCCTTTCTAACAGATTGCGTACTTTTTTCAAAGCAAGGTCTATATAAATTATCGCTTGTTTGGTTTTACCTGTTTCTTCATAATATTTGGATTTAGTTCCATAGTATAAATAAGAACGTTGCTCGAGTTCTTCTGGAGCAAGTTGTTCAAAGTAATAATTGGCTTTTACATAGTTTTTTTGTTCAATACAAACTACAGCCATATTTAATAATATAGAAGGAGATGGGGCGATACTATATAAAGAATTATACCAATGTAAAATTTTGTCCCAGTCGGTTAATTCAAAAGAAGGCGCTTTGATATGTTCAGCTGCTATAGCTGCTTCATAATGATAAGAAGAGTATTCATTGGTTTCAACAGCTTTATTCATCATAGCGTTGCCCAATTGAATGAGTGGAAACGACCATTTGTTTCTGTCTTGAGATTTTAAGTCTAAAATTTCGTTAGAGGTATTAGTTTTAGCATCTAAACGAGCCGCATGAAAACACATCAAAGCAAACAGTGCATAAGTCATTGGTGTTTGAGTATGTTTATTTTTTAATAAAGATTTGCAAAGGCGCATTGCTTCACCACACATGTCTTTTTGAATTAAAACATCCTTTTTGTTAGAGTGAAATCCTTCGTTGAAGATAAGGTACAATACTTCTAGAACACTTTCTATTCGTTTTGGCAACTCTTTTCCTTGCGGAATTTTAAAGTCTATATGTAGTTTTTGAATATTGTTTCGAGCTCTAAAAACTCTTTTTCTAATGGTTCCTTCTTTGGTGAGTAAGGCAGAAGCGATCTCTTTAGAACTAAATCCCGATATTGTTTTTAAAGCAAAAGCAATTCTATCTTTTTGATCAAGTTGTGGATGACATGCAGCAAAGATCATTCGTAATTGTGCATCTTCAATTTCATCTTCTAAAAACAGTTCACTAATAGCAATGGTATCTACTCCATTTTTTAACTCAGGTAAGTGCTTTCTTTCAGTTTGGAGTTTTTTAAAGATGTCTAAAACTCTGTTTTTTGCTACCTGTGTTAACCAGGCCTCTGGGTGCTCAGGTAATTGTTCCTGCCATTTAAGATTGGCTTTTAAAAAAGCATCCTGAACGGCATCTTGAATAATTTCGAGATTAGAAAAACCAAAAATCCTCGTTAAAACAGAAACCATCTTTCCGCTATGTGTTCGGAAAAGATGGTCTATCATTTTATGTTCCATTATTGATCAAAAACCATGACTTCTCTAATCTCTACAGTATTTCCTAAATCGTAGTCTGGGAAATCTTGTGCAATTTCTTGGACGGCATCAAAATCTTTAGCTTCAATAATATAATATCCACCAACGATTTCTTTTACTTCAGCTGAGGTTAAATCGGTAACTGTTCTGT
The sequence above is a segment of the Tenacibaculum sp. 190130A14a genome. Coding sequences within it:
- a CDS encoding class I SAM-dependent methyltransferase, with amino-acid sequence MNVKYDKIGKGYNQTRKADKYLTERLLFLLKPQPSKLYLDIGCGTGNYTNQFQQRGYSFIGIDPSETMLFKAKEKNNRIDWRIGTAENTQLNSDSIDGIIASLTIHHWKDINLAFRELFRVLKPNCKLVLFTSTQEQMQGYWLNEYFPKMLEDSINQMPKHEDILDALQSSGFKRNTSEKYFIKPDLEDKFLYCGKQNPQMYFNEAIRNGISSFSDLSNKTEIERGLQKLKRDIDTNQINAIINKYENDLGDYLFITAKK
- a CDS encoding RNA polymerase sigma factor encodes the protein MEHKMIDHLFRTHSGKMVSVLTRIFGFSNLEIIQDAVQDAFLKANLKWQEQLPEHPEAWLTQVAKNRVLDIFKKLQTERKHLPELKNGVDTIAISELFLEDEIEDAQLRMIFAACHPQLDQKDRIAFALKTISGFSSKEIASALLTKEGTIRKRVFRARNNIQKLHIDFKIPQGKELPKRIESVLEVLYLIFNEGFHSNKKDVLIQKDMCGEAMRLCKSLLKNKHTQTPMTYALFALMCFHAARLDAKTNTSNEILDLKSQDRNKWSFPLIQLGNAMMNKAVETNEYSSYHYEAAIAAEHIKAPSFELTDWDKILHWYNSLYSIAPSPSILLNMAVVCIEQKNYVKANYYFEQLAPEELEQRSYLYYGTKSKYYEETGKTKQAIIYIDLALKKVRNLLEREYLLKKKQQLLNQ